TGGGTTGTCGCCAAACAACCAATCTACCCTCAGGAGATGACGCTTTGGATCAGAGTGTAGCAGAGACTGTTTCATGTCAGAACCAAATTAATTCGTTTTTTGACCATCAGCGTGTCGCTTTACTCTTGAAGCAAAGCAACATGGCCAAGCAGTGCGGCATTGCACCCGTCGCGGTGATGCGGTTTATCTTCTGCCTGGCTTTCACCGGCAAGAATCTGTTCCGCTATTTGCAGGCCGATCCTGCCGGGAACGAAATCGGCAAGGACACCGTGTACCGATTTCTCAATTCGGTCAACGCCAACTGGCGCAAGTTCCTGCATCTGTTGAGTGCCGCAGTGATCCGCAAGCAGATTCTGCCGCTGACGTCGGAGCAGACGCCGAAGGTTTTCATCGTCGATGACTCGCTCTACAACCGTAACCGCAGCAAAAAAGTGGAGCTTCTGGCCCGTGTCCACGATCATAACGAGAATCGCTACTACCGCGGGTTCCGGTTGCTGACGCTGGGCTGGTCCGATGGCTCCACCTGTGTGCCGGTATCGTTCAGCCTGCTGAGCTCCGCCAAGGAGAAAAATCGCCTGATGCCGATGGCCGAGATCGACAAACGGACCAACGGTTTCAAGCGCCGGGCCGAGAGTCTGCGCAAGGCTCCGGAAGCGCTCAAGGACCTGGTGATGCAAGCCCGCCATAGCGGCATCACCGCCGATTACTTGCTCTTCGACAGTTGGTTCGCCTTCCCGGCAACGATCCTCGGGCTGCTCCAACAAAAGCAGCAGGTCATCTGCATGCTCAAGGCCATGAAGACCATCACCTACGGCTATCAGGGGTTCGATCTCACCCTCGGCGATCTGTACAAAAGCGTCCGCAAGCGCAGCG
This DNA window, taken from Desulfuromonas acetexigens, encodes the following:
- a CDS encoding IS4 family transposase, with translation MDQSVAETVSCQNQINSFFDHQRVALLLKQSNMAKQCGIAPVAVMRFIFCLAFTGKNLFRYLQADPAGNEIGKDTVYRFLNSVNANWRKFLHLLSAAVIRKQILPLTSEQTPKVFIVDDSLYNRNRSKKVELLARVHDHNENRYYRGFRLLTLGWSDGSTCVPVSFSLLSSAKEKNRLMPMAEIDKRTNGFKRRAESLRKAPEALKDLVMQARHSGITADYLLFDSWFAFPATILGLLQQKQQVICMLKAMKTITYGYQGFDLTLGDLYKSVRKRSGRAKILASVLVELGTDDQGKAVMAKIVFVRNRSTRKWLALLSTDVTLADEEIVKLYKRRWDIEVFFKITKSYLRLAKEFQSRSYDALVAHTTIVFSRYIMLEVARRTHNDPRTLGTLFHAG